A genomic window from Lotus japonicus ecotype B-129 chromosome 1, LjGifu_v1.2 includes:
- the LOC130731864 gene encoding uncharacterized protein LOC130731864 translates to MSMADWFSMVSPSGGIRYELVDRAAPTAWVIDVPGHRATYRGRVMEDRTDERGRLTRGVLRRMELSSDLPPSVHCGPGTGHGPPAPPPTSLSVEEDPAETEPAVAAPDAPPPATAIDPTDVASSSRLVRPKRESVVPSASRIFSFSSPHGYRVDPLMRVVEEDVLTGEVDVETGSTRAVRRTVRREVVDLDTEMITVDSDSDSESSGESYSPSSDEEEEEL, encoded by the coding sequence atgtcgatggccgactggttttcgatggtctctccctcgggggggatcaggtatgagctcGTCGATCGtgctgcccccaccgcttgggtgattgatgtccctggtcaccgagcgacgtacaggggaagggtcatggaggaccggacggatgagcggggacgcctgacgagaggagtgctacggcgtatggagctgagttctgacttgccgccctcagttcattgtggaccaggcactggtcatggaccacctgcaccacctccgacttcactttctgttgaggaggacccggcgGAGACCGAGCCTGCTGTTGCTGCACCTgatgcgccacctcctgctactgccatcgatcctaccgacgtggcgtcgtcctctaggcttgtgcggccgaagagggagtccgtcgtcccatctgcctcacgtatattttctttctcttcaccgcacggctaccgtgtggaccccttgatgagggtggtggaggaggatgttcttacaggagaggtggatgtggagaccggctcgactagggcggtgcgcaggacagttaggagagAGGTcgtggatttggacaccgagatgattacggtggattccgattctgactccgagagcagtggggagagctactcgccgagcagcgatgaggaggaggaggagctatga